A single window of Pectobacterium parmentieri DNA harbors:
- a CDS encoding FAD:protein FMN transferase, whose protein sequence is MPSVDNAYVYSVHLMGSPILLKLFIHDETAVRQIFQRIKQLEDLLTVNRAQSEVMSINHAAGKAFVSVSPMVFALIKRAKAVSLIENSCFNVAIGPVVKLWKIGFSGNTVPDQELIQQALALTRPERIILREQDCAVLLEKAGMEIDLGAIAKGYIADIVRDVLHQHAIQDALINLGGNVLAIGSALTDEQGLWSVGLQKPFADRDSLLGVIKVKNKSVVTSGVYERFFTVDDRIYHHILDPRTGYPLDNELHSVTVISHDSLDGDIYTTLLYGMGVSAGIEFLQHQSEIEAIFVTKNREIILSSQRYSMFELLDKDYSVAAL, encoded by the coding sequence ATGCCCTCTGTTGATAACGCTTATGTCTATTCTGTACATCTGATGGGCAGTCCCATCCTGCTTAAACTGTTTATCCATGATGAAACCGCCGTCAGACAAATTTTCCAGCGCATCAAACAGCTCGAAGATTTGCTCACCGTTAATCGAGCTCAGTCAGAAGTGATGAGCATCAACCACGCAGCGGGAAAAGCATTCGTTTCGGTCAGCCCGATGGTCTTTGCGCTGATTAAGCGCGCTAAAGCGGTAAGCCTGATTGAAAATAGTTGTTTTAACGTGGCGATCGGCCCCGTCGTCAAACTGTGGAAAATCGGCTTTAGCGGTAATACCGTGCCTGACCAGGAATTGATACAGCAGGCGCTGGCATTAACACGTCCTGAACGCATTATTCTCAGAGAGCAAGACTGCGCCGTATTGTTAGAAAAAGCAGGAATGGAAATCGATCTGGGTGCCATTGCGAAGGGCTACATTGCCGATATTGTCAGGGACGTCCTGCATCAGCACGCTATTCAGGACGCGTTGATTAATCTGGGTGGTAACGTGCTGGCCATCGGCAGCGCGCTGACGGATGAACAAGGGCTATGGAGTGTGGGATTGCAGAAACCGTTTGCGGACCGCGATAGTCTGCTCGGTGTGATTAAGGTGAAGAATAAATCCGTGGTGACGTCCGGCGTTTATGAGCGTTTTTTTACCGTGGACGATCGTATTTATCATCATATTCTCGATCCTCGGACTGGGTATCCGCTAGATAATGAACTGCACAGCGTGACGGTTATCTCACACGATTCCCTCGACGGTGATATCTATACGACATTGCTTTACGGCATGGGCGTGAGCGCAGGTATCGAGTTTTTACAACATCAGTCTGAAATCGAAGCCATCTTTGTCACGAAAAACCGAGAAATTATCCTTTCTTCGCAGCGGTACTCTATGTTTGAATTGCTAGATAAGGATTATTCTGTGGCGGCGTTGTGA
- the fabI gene encoding enoyl-ACP reductase FabI → MGFLTGKRILVTGVASNRSIAYGIAQAMQREGAELAFTYQNDKLKARVEGFASELGSSIVLPCDVAEDASIEALFTELANVWPNFDGFVHSIAYAPGDQLDGDYVDAVTREGFSIAHDISSYSFVAMAKACRKMLNPNSALVTLSYLGAERAIPNYNVMGLAKASLEANVRYMANAMGAQGVRVNAISAGPIRTLAASGIKDFKKMLSHCEAVTPIRRVVTIEDVGNSAAFLCSDLAAGISGEVLHVDGGFSIAAMNELELK, encoded by the coding sequence CTTACCGGTAAGCGCATTCTGGTAACAGGTGTTGCCAGCAACCGTTCTATTGCCTACGGTATTGCACAAGCAATGCAACGTGAAGGTGCCGAACTGGCATTCACGTACCAGAACGACAAATTGAAAGCACGCGTTGAAGGTTTTGCCAGCGAGCTGGGTTCCAGCATCGTTCTGCCGTGTGATGTCGCTGAAGATGCGAGCATCGAAGCACTGTTTACCGAACTGGCTAACGTATGGCCGAATTTTGATGGCTTCGTGCATTCCATTGCTTACGCACCGGGCGACCAACTGGACGGTGACTACGTTGATGCCGTGACCCGTGAAGGCTTCAGCATTGCTCACGATATCAGCTCTTACAGCTTCGTCGCGATGGCGAAAGCCTGCCGTAAAATGCTGAACCCGAATTCTGCACTAGTTACCCTGTCTTACCTGGGTGCTGAGCGTGCTATCCCTAACTACAACGTGATGGGTCTGGCAAAAGCCTCTCTGGAAGCGAACGTGCGTTACATGGCAAATGCTATGGGTGCTCAGGGCGTGCGCGTCAACGCCATCTCTGCGGGCCCAATTCGTACACTGGCTGCATCCGGCATCAAAGACTTCAAGAAAATGTTGTCGCATTGCGAAGCCGTTACGCCAATCCGCCGTGTCGTGACCATTGAAGACGTGGGCAACTCTGCCGCGTTCCTGTGTTCCGATCTGGCTGCCGGTATCTCCGGTGAAGTTCTACACGTTGACGGCGGCTTCAGCATCGCTGCAATGAACGAACTGGAACTGAAATAA